One segment of Thermanaerothrix sp. DNA contains the following:
- a CDS encoding queuosine precursor transporter, translating into MVGFFIPSGGEAVCRYNTPRRSFLCYPPYQNKEFLMQSSPQQRNGISSYRYLDLVMAYFVAVLIISNVASSAKIVDLGFSLFGVPMAFDGGTLLFPLSYIFGDILTEVYGFRASRRVIWTGFFCLALASLIFFVLKRLPADATWEGYAGSAAYDAILGGMSSGGIALASLAGYWAGEFSNSAVLSRMKVLMQGRHLWMRTIGSTLVGELVDTTVFVLVASLFNVFGWELFITLVLTNYLFKCGVEILMTPATYKIVAFLKKKEQVDTYDVGVKLNPFSFAQK; encoded by the coding sequence GCGGCGGTCGTTCCTCTGCTACCCGCCTTATCAAAACAAGGAGTTCCTCATGCAAAGCTCCCCTCAACAGAGAAACGGCATTTCCAGCTATCGTTACCTTGATCTGGTAATGGCCTATTTTGTAGCGGTGCTCATCATCAGCAATGTGGCATCCTCGGCGAAAATCGTAGACCTGGGTTTTTCCCTTTTTGGGGTTCCCATGGCCTTTGATGGGGGAACCCTTCTTTTCCCACTTTCCTACATATTCGGAGACATTTTAACCGAAGTCTATGGCTTCCGGGCCTCCCGCCGGGTTATCTGGACAGGCTTTTTCTGCCTTGCCCTGGCAAGCCTTATCTTTTTTGTTTTAAAACGGCTCCCTGCGGATGCTACCTGGGAAGGGTACGCGGGGTCTGCCGCGTACGATGCCATTCTGGGGGGCATGAGCAGTGGCGGCATAGCCCTGGCAAGTCTTGCGGGCTATTGGGCGGGGGAATTTTCTAACTCGGCGGTTCTTTCGCGGATGAAGGTTCTTATGCAGGGAAGACATCTCTGGATGCGGACCATCGGGAGTACCCTGGTTGGTGAATTGGTGGATACCACCGTGTTCGTTCTTGTGGCTTCCCTCTTTAACGTATTTGGCTGGGAACTTTTTATCACCCTGGTACTCACAAATTATCTTTTTAAGTGTGGCGTAGAAATTCTCATGACCCCCGCCACCTACAAAATCGTGGCTTTTCTGAAAAAGAAGGAACAGGTGGATACCTACGATGTGGGGGTAAAACTGAATCCCTTCAGCTTTGCTCAAAAATAA